The genomic window GCTTGGTGTGGgaaggggcgtccaccattgctgaggcttgagtaggcagttttaccCTCACGtggtaaacaaagctgcctggaagattgaactgggcagagcccaccacagctcaccaaggccactgtggccagactgcccctctagattcctcctctctgggcacggcatctctgaaaaaaaggcagcagcctcagtcaggggcttatagataaaacccccattaccctgggacagagcacctcaGGGAAGgagtggctgtgggcacagcttcagcagatttaaacgttcctgcctgatagctctgaagagagcaacagatctcccagcacagcgttcaAGCTCTGCTAAAGATCAGACTGCcctctcaagtgggtccctgactcccgtgTCTCCTGATTAAGAGACACCTCATaaaggagagctccagctggcatctggcaggtgcccctctgggacgaagcttccagaggaaggaacaggaagcaatctttgctgttctgccgCCTCTGCTGATGATACCCAgtcaaacagggtctagagtggacctccagcaaactctagcAGACCTGCAGTAGAGGAGGCTGGCTgatagaaggaaaattaacaaatagaaaggaatagcatcaacatcaacaaaaaggacatctactcagagaccccatccaaAGGCCACCAACATTAAAgagcaaaggtagataaatccatgaagatggggagaaaccagcgcaaaaaggcttaaaaatccaaaaaccagaacgcctcttcttctccaaagaatcacaactcctcgctagcaagggaacaaaactggacagggaatgagtttgatgaattgacagaagtagggtTCAGAAGGTGGGTGGTaataaactcctccaagctaacagagcatgttctaacccatggaaggaagctaagaaccttgacaaAAGTTAGAgcaattgctaactagaataaccagtttagagaagaacataaatgacctgacagagctgaaaaacacagcatgagaacttcgtgaagcatacacaagtatcaatagccaaatcgatcacgtggaagaaaggatatcagagattggagatcaacttaatgaaataaattgagaagataagattagagaaaaaagaatgaaaagaaatgaacaaagcctccaagaaatatgggactatgtgaaaagaccagatatatgtttgactggtgtaccagaaagtgacggggagaatggaaccaagttggaaaacaatcttcaggatattatccaggagaacttccccaacctagcaaaacaggccaacatttaaattcaggaaatatagagaacaccacaaagatccTCCTTGAGAAgaccaaccccaagacacataatcatcagattcaccaaggttgaaatgaaggaaaaaatgttaaggacagccagatagaaaggtcgggttatccacaagggaagcccatcagactaacagcggatctctctgcagaaaccctacaagccagaagagagtgagggccaatattcaacagtcttaaagaaaagagttttcaggaattcaaaaacagaatttcatgttcagccaaactaagcttcataagtgaaggagaaataaaatcctttacagaaaagcaaatgctgagagattttgtcaacagcaggcctgccttacaagagctcctgaaggaagcactaaacatggaaaggaacaaccagtactagccactgcaaaaacataccaaattttaAAGTCCATTGACACTTTGAAaaaactgtatcaactaacagggaaaataaccagctagcatcataatgacaggatgaaattaacacataacaatactaacctttaatgtaaatgggctaaataccccaattaaaagacacagactggccaATTGTGTAAAGAGTaaagacccatcagtgtactatattcaggagacccatctcacatgcaaagacacacataggctcaaaataaagggatggaggaatatttaccaaggaaatggaaagaaaaaaaaaaaagcaggtgttgcaattctagtctctgattaaacagactttaaaccaacaaagatcaaaagagacaagggcattacataatggtaaagggatcaatgcaaaaagaagagctaactatcctaaatatatatgcacccaatacatgagcacccagattcataaagcaagttctttgaGACCtacagagacttagactcccacacaataatagtgggagactttaacactccactgtcaacattagacagatcaacatgacagaaaattaacaaggatattcaggacttgaactcagctctggatcaagtggtcCTAATagaccccaaatcaatagaatatacgttcttctcagcaccacattgcacttattctaaaactgaccacataattggaagtaaaatactcctcagcaaatgcaaaagaacgaaaatcataacaaacagtctcttagatcacagtgcaatcaaattagaactcaggattaagaaactcactcaaaaccacaaaactacatggaaactgaacctgctcctcaatgactactgggtaaataacgaaatgaagacagaaataaagaagttctttcaaaccaatgacaacaaacacacaatgtaccagaatctctgggacacatttaaagcagtgttaagagggaaatttatagcactagatgcccaaaagagaaagcaggaaagatctaaaactgacaccctaacatcacaattaaaagaactagagaagcaagagcaaacaaattcaaaagctagcagaagacaataaataactaagatcagagcagaacttaaGAGGAGAGAGAcgtgaaaaacccttcaaaaaaatcgacgaatccaggagcttgttttttgaaaatattaacaaaatagatagaccactagccagactaataaagaagaaaagagagaagaatcaaatagatgcaataaaaaatgataaagggggtatcaccactgatcccacagaaatacaaactaccatcagagcatactataaacaactctacacaaataaactagaaaatctagaagaaatggataaattcctggacacatacaccctcccaagtctaaaccaggaaggagtcgaatccctgaagagaccaataacaagttctgaaattgaggcaataattaatagcctaccaaaaaaaaaaaaaaaaaaaaaaaaagtccagaaccagacggattcacagccaaattctatcagaggtacaaagaggagctggtaccattccttctgaaactatttcaatagaaaaagagggaatcctccctaactcattgtatgaggccagcatcatcctgataccaaaacctggcagacacacaacaaaaacaagaaaatttcaggccaatatccctgatgaacatcgatgcaaaaatgaatccagcagcacatcaaaaagcttatccaccaggatcaagtcggcttcatcactgggatgcaaggctggttcaacatacacaaatcaataaaccatcattctcagcaaaatatcacaagaacagaaaaccacacaccacatgttctcatccataagtgggagttgaacaatgagaacacttggacacaaggaggggaacatcacactccagGGCCtgtgggggggttggggggataggagagggatagcattagaagaaatacctcatgtaggtgatgggttgatggatgcagcaaatcACAATGCAAtgtgtatacctaggtaacaaacctgcacattctgcacatgtaccccagaacttaaagtataataataaaaggcgCTGCCTCAGGATGTAAAGTGTAACAGAGGGGCCAGGGTGGGCAACGTGGGCCTGTGAGACCTTTGGTTGCCAGTGTCCCAGCTCCCCCCGCAGGGGGCTTGGCAATGGTCCGCTCTGTTTGCTGCCTGCGGATTCGGGTTCCAGACTGAAGGCTGCGTGTTCTCTGCGGCTTATTGTGGCCCCTGACAGGCCAAGTTTACTTTGGCAACTGCCAGAGAAGCCTTTGTGCTATGGAGGAGCCTGGGGCTACCCCTCAGTCGTATTTGGGGCTGGTCCTGGAGGAGCTAGGCAGGGTTGTGACAGCACTGCCCGAAAGTGTGGGACCAGACTGTAATCCTTATGGTTTTCCATGGGAGTTGTTGATATGTGCAGCTGTTGTTGGATTTTttgctgttctctttttttttttttttttttttttttttttttggtggagaagTTTTAGATCGGTTAGGAGTTGGCTTTatgtgggaagagagaaaaagcttGCTGTAATGCTTTCTGGactaattgaagaaaaatgtaaactacTTGAAAAATGTAGCCTTGTTCGAAAAGAGTATGAAGGCTATGAAGTAGAGTCATCTTTAAAGGATGCCAGTTTTGAGGAGGCAGCAGAAGCACAAAGTTTGGAGGCAACCTGTGAAAAGCTAAACAGGTCCAATTCCGAACTTGAGGGTGAAATACTCCATCTAGAAAGAGGTAAGAGAAATCTAAACATTCTGAACAAGGTGAATTGATGGTGGATATTTCCAAAAGGATACGGTCTCTAAAAGATGAGTCAAAATCCCTCAAATCACAAGTAGCTGAAGCCAAAATGAACTTCACcatatttcaaatgaatgaagaatgactGAAGATAGCAGTAAAAGATGCTTTGAATGAAAATTCTCAACTTTAGGAAAACCAGAAACAGCTTTTGCAAGAAGCTGAGGCATGGAAAGAGCAAGTGAGTGAacttaataaacagaaaataacatttgaagaCTCCAAAGTACACACAGAACAAGTtctaaatgataaagaaaatcacATCAAGACTCTGAACGCTTGCTAAAGATGAAAGATCAGGCTGCTATGCTTGGAGAAGACATAGCAGAAGATGATAACTTGGAATTAGAAATGAGCAGTGAATCGGAAAATGGTGCTTACTTAGTTAATCCTCCAAAAGGAGCTTTGAAGAAACTGATTCATGCTGCTAAGTTAAATGCTTCTTTAAAAACcttagaaggagaaagaaaccaAATTTATAGTCAGTTATCTGAAGTTGATAAAACAAAGGAAGAGCTTACAGAGCATATTAAAAATCTTCAGACTGAACAAGCATCTTTGCAGTCAGAAAACACACATTTTGAAAGTGAGAATCAGAAGCTTCAACAAAAACCTAAAGTAATGATTGAAttatatcaagaaaatgaaatgaaactccACAGGAAATTAGCAGTAGAGGAAAATTACCGgttagagaaggaagagaaactttCTAAAGTGCATGAAAAGATCAGCCATGCCACTGAAGAGCTGGATCTATGTAAGCCAAGAGCTGTTCTGAAAAGCTGGATCTATAGAAAGCAAGCCAAGGATCTTGAAGAAGAATTGGAGAGAACTATTCATTCTTATCAAGGATGGATTATTTCCCACAATCAAAAAAGcacataaggccgggcgcggtggctcacgcctgtaatcccagcactttgggaggcagaggcgggcggatcacgaggtcaggagatcgagaccatcctagctaacatggtgaaaccccgtctctactaaaaatacaaaaaattagccaggcgtggtggtgggcgcctgtagtcccagctactcaggaggctgaggcaggagaatggtgtgaccctgggaggcggagcttgcagtgagccgagatcgcaccactgcactctagcctgggcgatagagcaagactcggtctcaaaaaaaaaaaaaaaaaaaaaaaaaaaaagcacataataATTGGTTGGCAGCTTGGACTGCTGAAAGAAACCTCaatgatttaaggaaagaaaatgctcacaacagacaaaaattaactgaaacaGAGTTTAAATTTGAACTTTTAGAAAAAGATTCTTATGCCCTTGATGTTCCAATTACAGCATTTGGCAGAGAGCATTCCCCATATGGTCCCTCAACATTGGGTCGGCCTTCATTCAAAACAAGAGTTTTTCTCTATTCTCCAACCTTGTTGGAGGGTCCACTCAGACTCTCATCTTTGCTTccagggggaggaggaagaggctcaAGAGGTCCAGGGAATCCTCCGGACCATCAGATTATCAATGAAAGAAGAGAATCAAGATGTGATAGGTTAACCAATCGTCATAGGGCTTCTTTTTACACTGGGTCCCTGTCACCTCCATGGGAACAGGACCGTGGGATGATGTCTCCTCCACCAGGACAATCATATCCTGATTCAGCTATTCCTCCTCAAAGGCAAGAcagattttattctaattctgGCACACTGTCTGGACCAGCGGAACTCACAAGTTTTAATATGACTTCTTTGGATGAAATGAATGGGTCAATGCTTTCAGAAATGGAATCCAGTAGAAATTATACAAAAGATGACCTTGGTAATTTAAATGTGTCTGATTCATCTCTCCCTGCTGAAAATGAAGCAACTGGCCCTTGCTTTTTTCCTCCACCTCTTGCTCCAATCAGAGGTCCGTTGTTTCCAGGGAATACAAGGGGCCCATTCATGAGAAGAGGACCTCGTCtccccccacctcctccaggaatcATGTTTGGAGCTTCTCGAGATTATTTTCCACCAAGGGATTTCCCAGGTCCACCACATGCTCCATTTGCAATGAGAAATATCTACACCGAGGGGTTTTCCTCCTTACCTCCCCCCAAGACCTGGATTTTGCCCCTAACCCCCACATTCTGAAGGTAGAACTGAGTTCCCTTCAGGGTTGATTCTGCCTTCAAATGAGCCTGCTACGGAACATCCAGAACCACAGCAAGAAACCTGCCAATATTTTTGCTCTCTTCAAAAGTAATTTTGACTGATCTCTTTTTCAGTTTAAGTAACTGCTGTTACTTAAATGATAACACTTTTGCTCACATTGAAGCTTAATGGAATTATAATTCTCAGGATAGTGTTTTctaaataaagattatttaaatatgcatcttatgaataaatatttccattttattttattctagataGTATAGctactttaattttattaactAATCCACTATTATAGAACAATAATGGGAGTTTTATATATGTAATCTTGCAGGTAAGGAGGCTTTAAATTATAAAGACTGTGTCTTTATGCCAAGAACTGTATTTACTGTGGTTGTAGACAAATGCAAAAGTAATTTTATccttaattaaataaattttggttgatttttttaaaaaaaggaaaaaaaagaaaatgattaatctGTCATTGAGGTGCATTATCAATTGTTTAACCATTCCTCTCTTATTGAACATTGGGTTGTTTAAAAAGTGTTGCTATTTTTGAATCATGGTTCAGTGAACAATTTTGGACATACAACTTTTTTTCTGATGAGTTATTTCCTAAGGATCCAGCCCAGAAACTCAGAACATAAacctaataagaaaaaaataatttgaagtggCAAATCTCTTACACCAATAAAATTGTTGTATTTACGTTTGGATTTAGATGCCTTTCAATGGTCATACCTTTGCCTAGCTTTTATGGATTCTACTTTTAACATGTAGAGTGACTGTTTAAATCACCTAACCCTACTGAGTTTTAAGTTCCCTTTTATTCGACAAGACTGGATTGTGTGTTCCAGCTCCTCAAACTTAGTTATCAACCACCATCCTAGAGAACTGAATTCACATGAGGCCTATCCAGAAGAACAATCTCCCTTTCAGTGTCCTCACACATGCAGTGACCAGAGACCAACCTTGATAAATTATGGAAAACGTACAGCACATTCTGGAAGAGCCATGGAAGATCCAGATCATCTGGTGCTGGATAAGAATATTAATGGacaggcccggcgtggtggctcacgcctgtaatcccagcactttgggaggccgaggtaagtggatcacgatgtcaggagattgagaccatcctggctaatatggtgaaaccccgtctctactaaaaatacaaaatattagccaggtgtcgtggcaggctcctgtagtcccagctactcgggaggttgaggcaggagaatggcgtgaacccaggaggtggagcttgtagtgagccgagattgcaccactgcactccagcctgggcgacagagtgagactccgtctcaaaaaaaaaaaaaaaaattaacggaCAAAAGGGTTAATGAAAGAACATATTGAAGCATCCAATTATGTGGTATCTGCTCAAATGAGGAATCAATGAGATCAGTCAGTTAGCAGTCAAGATTTATAAAAGAGATGATGGCCTTGGGAGGGGCTGCCCTACTCAACTTTTTAATGACTAGAAGCTATTAAGGGCTCCGGCCAGAACCCTTAAGTAGGATTCAGTGAGGATCCCAATTTGGGGTCCAGAAGTAAATGACAACTCCCAGGAACCATTCAGAATAAAAATGGGGTTGCATTACTGTGAATTTATATTATCCAAGTCTGAGGAAAATTAATGTAAAGGAAGCTTTGCAAAAGTCTAATATTTACACCGAATTCCAGGGCACCATGCTGTAAAACAAAGCACTCTTGTCctgcccctctcccttcctcatgTTTTTTGGTTCTTGGGATCCTTAAGTTTCAATGTTATTCTTAAAATATAGAGCATCTGGGAAACTAAAAAAGTGGAAGATATTCAAATTCTAATGAATGTACTGGCGGTATTGTAGATCATGAAGTATAACATAAAGACAAGAATCCCTAGCCTCTTCCAGCCATACTTTACTGAAGACCTTATTACAGGACATGGGAGGTAATGGTAAGGAGAAAGGATAGAATTTTGAGAAGTCTGGGAAGACAATGTATGATAACATCTGGAGAAGCTTTGCATAGGTTACTTTTGTTCAAGCTTAAGAAAAAGCTAGCTTGCCCCTGCACTGTCATCAGGTatcacaaaagtaaataaaaccttTAAAGGTTATTCAAGCCAGACAGACTTCTGTCTTCTCTATACTATCCTGTGATCCTAATGTCTTAACAGTTACTACATATAATTTCCCTATATTTGCTACTAGTATTTTATCATATGTAACATTACACTCTTGATATTTCAAAAGTGGATGATTCATCTCCCAAAGAGACTGCAAAATTCATGAGTTAAgatttgagaattttattttagacaagATTTAGTCAGATTTTAGCGAGTTGGAATCTCTGTTTTCTCTAACAATACTGCTTGTCCTTTTGTGT from Macaca thibetana thibetana isolate TM-01 chromosome 15, ASM2454274v1, whole genome shotgun sequence includes these protein-coding regions:
- the LOC126937286 gene encoding LOW QUALITY PROTEIN: melanoma inhibitory activity protein 2-like (The sequence of the model RefSeq protein was modified relative to this genomic sequence to represent the inferred CDS: inserted 2 bases in 2 codons; substituted 2 bases at 2 genomic stop codons), whose translation is MEEPGATPQSYLGLVLEELGRVVTALPESVGPDCNPYGFPWELLICAAVVGFFAVLFFFFFFFFFFWWRSFRSVRSWLYVGREKKLAVMLSGLIEEKCKLLEKCSLVRKEYEGYEVESSLKDASFEEAAEAQSLEATCEKLNRSNSELEGEILHLERGXEKSKHSEQGELMVDISKRIRSLKDESKSLKSQVAEAKMNFTIFQMNEEXLKIAVKDALNENSQLXENQKQLLQEAEAWKEQVSELNKQKITFEDSKVHTEQVLNDKENHIKTXERLLKMKDQAAMLGEDIAEDDNLELEMSSESENGAYLVNPPKGALKKLIHAAKLNASLKTLEGERNQIYSQLSEVDKTKEELTEHIKNLQTEQASLQSENTHFESENQKLQQKPKVMIELYQENEMKLHRKLAVEENYRLEKEEKLSKVHEKISHATEELDLCKPRAVLKSWIYRKQAKDLEEELERTIHSYQGWIISHNQKTHNNWLAAWTAERNLNDLRKENAHNRQKLTETEFKFELLEKDSYALDVPITAFGREHSPYGPSTLGRPSFKTRVFLYSPTLLEGPLRLSSLLPGGGGRGSRGPGNPPDHQIINERRESRCDRLTNRHRASFYTGSLSPPWEQDRGMMSPPPGQSYPDSAIPPQRQDRFYSNSGTLSGPAELTSFNMTSLDEMNGSMLSEMESSRNYTKDDLGNLNVSDSSLPAENEATGPCFFPPPLAPIRGPLFPGNTRGPFMRRGPRLPPPPPGIMFGASRDYFPPRDFPGPPHAPFAMRNIYTEGFSSLPPPKTWILPLTPTF